The following coding sequences lie in one Fusarium poae strain DAOMC 252244 chromosome 1, whole genome shotgun sequence genomic window:
- the PKS12 gene encoding polyketide synthase pks12, which translates to MTPSVMEVFVFGDQSTRFAPPLKDLLLKGNSPYLTHFVEQVHALLRKEISTLPVTQRKLFPNFADIQELISKSDWGSGNPALTSALACFYHLCSFIHFYDGQGRTFPPENSRIIGLCVGSLAAAAVSCSRSLSELVAAGVDAVRVALYVGLRVWRTTSLFDTPDRPSATWSIIVPETVLPRSSAQDQLDSFSDEFGLARSSVPYISSVAHHNMTISGPPSVLEKFIHRISSSPKDCLPVPIYAPYHASHLYSQHDVDEVLSLAAPAFASQSAIPLISGCSGEEFEPLIYADLLHCCVTDMLIHPLHLTKVSQAVGRFISSLSSIQTILRPIATSVCNSIVTTLEPTLAERCAVDNSISPSASTGHSSTKQQLETSNKASKIAIVAMSGRFPDAADLGEFWDLLYEGRDVHRQIPEDRFNAELHHDATGRRKNTSKVMNGCFIKEPGLFDARFFNMSPKEAEQSDPGQRMALETAYEALEMAGIVPDRTPSTQRDRVGVFYGMTSDDWREVNSGQNVDTYFIPGGNRAFTPGRLNYFFKFSGPSASVDTACSSSLAALHLACNALWRNDCDTAIAGGTNVMTNPDNFAGLDRGHFLSKTGNCNTFDDGADGYCRADGVGTVILKRLEDAEADNDPILGVILGAYTNHSAEAVSITRPHAGAQEYIFSKLLRESGVDPYNVSYIEMHGTGTQAGDATEMTSVLKTFAPTSGIGGRLPHQSLHLGSVKANVGHGESASGIIALIKTLLMMQKNMIPPHCGIKTKINHHFPTDLAQRNVHIAKTPTSWTRSGQRDARTAFVNNFSAAGGNSAVLIQDAPQPSAVLATDPRSFHVVTMSARSADSLRRNLVNIKELVEGEADSSFNFLGKLSYTTTARRMHHQFRALVTAQNREQLLKGLDSAIQRQDLKRVPASMPPVGFVFSGQGAQYRGMGKEYFTSFTVFRSEIMSYDNIARAQGFPSILPLICGEVEADSLSPVEIQLGLTCLQMALAKLWKSFGVEPSFVLGHSLGHYAALQIAGVLSVNDTIYLTGTRAQLLVDKCQAGSHSMLAVRASLLQIQQFLDANIHEVACVNGPREVVISGRVADIDQLVDLLSADNIKATRVKVPFAFHSAQVDPILSDLDAVASRVTFHSPQIPVLCALDSSVINPGNHGVIGPLHLQRHCRETVNFEGALHAAERDKIINKTSTLWIEIGPHVVCSTFLKSSLGQDTTTIPSLRRNEDCWKVLADGLSSLYSSGLSIDWNEYHRDFKASHQVLRLPSYSWEHKNYWIQYKYDWSLTKGDPPATPSSSLEAVLAFSTPSVQRILQETSHDQVLTIVAETDLASPQLTEVSQGHRVNGVKVCTSSVYADVGLTLGKYILDNYRTDLKGYAVDVHGIEVHKPLILKEDMKGTPQATPFRVEVRYPLQSTTALMSISSTGPNGQHIRHLDCELRLEHPSQWEADWDRQAYLINRSVNYLQQRSAQGLDSMLATGMIYKVFSSLVDYYDGFKGLQEVVLHSQELEGTAKVRFQTPQGGFVCNPMWIDSCGQTTGFLMNCHQTTPNDYVYVNHGWKSMRLAKSFRQDITYRTYIRMRPIDGTKFAGDLYILDEDDTVVGVYGDITFQGLPRRVLNTVLPSANTVPADAPMGRRELPPSRMDAPPARIGEGPPPSAPTQPAISLPFAADSSMNTRLRPLLRILSEEIGLTLDVLSDDELDFADHGVDSLLSLTITGRMREELGLDVESSAFLTCPTLGSFKAFLGLSEQDNKSSCSSDGSGRSSPPPGIESGATTPPMSDEEQDKAIHSHSLHQFQATSTLLQGSPSKARSTLFLLPDGSGSATSYASLPPISPDGDVVVYGLNCPWLKDAGYLVEFGLKGLTELYVNEILRRKPRGPYNLGGWSAGGICAYEAALILTRAGHEVQRLILLDSPNPVGLEKLPPRLYDFLNSQNVFGSDNPHSTTGTSAKAPEWLLAHFLAFIDALDAYVAVPWDSGLVAGDGLASPLPAPPQTYMLWAEDGVCKSPDDNRPEYRDDDPREMRWLLENRTNFGPNGWEALLGGKEGLVMERISEANHFTMLKRGRNAECVSEFLSRALDI; encoded by the exons ATGACTCCATCCGTGATGGAGGTTTTCGTCTTTGGAGACCAAAGCACACGCTTTGCACCTCCACTGAAAGACCTGCTTCTCAAAGGCAACAGTCCATACTTGACGCATTTTGTTGAGCAGGTCCATGCACTCCTCCGAAAAGAAATCTCAACCTTGCCAGTAACTCAACGGAAGCTGTTCCCCAACTTCGCCGACATACAAGAGCTCATCTCCAAGTCAGATTGGGGCAGTGGCAATCCTGCTTTGACAAGTGCTTTGGCATGCTTCTACCACCTCTGCAGCTTTATACA CTTCTACGATGGACAAGGGCGTACATTCCCTCCAGAGAATAGTCGCATTATTGGCCTTTGTGTTGGCTCGCTCGCTGCAGCAGCTGTCAGTTGCTCTAGATCATTGAGTGAACTGGTAGCAGCTGGCGTCGATGCGGTTCGTGTGGCGTTATATGTTGGACTGCGAGTATGGCGGACTACCTCACTTTTTGACACACCAGACAGACCCTCAGCTACGTGGTCTATCATCGTGCCAGAGACGGTACTCCCAAGATCATCAGCTCAAGACCAACTAGATTCGTTTAGCGATGAATTT GGGCTAGCTCGATCATCTGTTCCTTACATTAGCTCGGTTGCACACCATAACATGACCATTAGTGGCCCACCATCCGTTCTTGAGAAGTTCATCCACAGGATATCGTCATCGCCGAAAGATTGCCTACCGGTCCCGATCTATGCACCGTACCATGCCAGTCATCTTTACAGTCAGCACGATGTGGATGAGGTCCTCAGTCTGGCTGCTCCTGCTTTTGCATCGCAGTCCGCCATTCCACTCATTTCAGGCTGCTCTGGAGAAGAGTTTGAACCACTGATCTATGCGGACCTACTCCACTGCTGCGTGACCGACATGCTCATACATCCGCTACACCTCACCAAGGTCTCTCAAGCAGTTGGCCGGTTCATTAGTAGCCTATCATCTATACAAACTATACTGAGGCCTATAGCCACCAGCGTCTGTAACAGTATAGTCACTACTTTGGAGCCGACACTAGCAGAAAGATGCGCCGTGGACAACAGCATTAGTCCCTCAGCCTCGACAGGCCACTCATCAACCAAACAACAGCTCGAGACATCAAACAAAGCCTCCAAGATCGCGATTGTAGCTATGTCCGGTCGCTTCCCAGATGCAGCCGACTTGGGTGAATTTTGGGATCTTCTCTACGAAGGTCGCGATGTTCATCGACAAATACCTGAGGATAGGTTCAACGCAGAGCTCCACCACGACGCCACTGGGCGACGCAAGAATACCAGCAAGGTCATGAACGGTTGCTTCATCAAGGAGCCGGGCCTGTTTGACGCCAGGTTCTTTAACATGTCCCCGAAAGAAGCCGAACAGTCTGATCCTGGCCAGCGCATGGCACTCGAGACAGCTTACGAAGCTCTTGAGATGGCTGGTATCGTCCCGGATAGAACACCTTCGACACAAAGAGACCGTGTAGGTGTGTTCTATGGAATGACCAGCGACGATTGGAGAGAGGTCAATAGCGGTCAGAATGTTGACACATATTTCATTCCTG GTGGCAATCGGGCTTTCACTCCTGGCAGACTCAATTACTTCTTCAAGTTCAGTGGACCTAGCGCCAGCGTCGATACAGCCTGCTCCTCCAGTCTTGCTGCCCTACACTTAGCGTGCAATGCGCTCTGGAGAAATGATTGCGATACAGCCATTGCTGGTGGAACAAATGTCATGACCAATCCCGACAACTTTGCTGGCTTGGACCGAGGCCACTTCTTATCAAAGACCG GCAACTGTAATACCTTTGATGACGGGGCAGACGGATACTGTCGTGCTGATGGCGTCGGCACTGTCATACTCAAGAGGCTTGAGGATGCAGAAGCTGACAATGACCCTATTCTCGGGGTCATTCTGGGCGCTTATACAAACCACTCAGCCGAAGCAGTGTCCATCACCCGACCGCACGCTGGAGCACAGGAGTACATATTCTCCAAGCTCCTTCGTGAATCGGGCGTCGACCCTTACAATGTCAGCTACATCGAGATGCACGGCACAGGCACACAAGCCGGCGACGCAACTGAAATGACCTCAGTCCTCAAGACCTTTGCTCCTACTAGTGGCATCGGCGGTCGTCTACCTCACCAAAGCCTTCACTTGGGATCAGTCAAGGCGAATGTCGGGCACGGTGAATCTGCGTCCGGTATTATTGCTCTGATCAAGACACTACTCATGATGCAGAAGAACATGATCCCACCACATTGTGGTATCAAGACAAAGATCAATCACCATTTCCCTACGGATCTTGCGCAGCGCAATGTTCATATTGCTAAAACTCCAACATCTTGGACGAGGTCTGGACAACGAGATGCACGCACTGCCTTTGTCAACAACTTCTCTGCAGCTGGTGGAAACTCGGCTGTTCTGattcaagatgctcctcagCCATCGGCGGTCCTAGCCACAGATCCACGCTCATTCCATGTCGTAACCATGTCTGCTCGATCAGCAGACTCTCTCAGAAGGAATCTCGTCAATATCAAGGAGCTTGTAGAAGGTGAAGCTGACTCGAGCTTTAACTTCCTCGGTAAGCTATCATATACTACCACTGCCAGGCGCATGCATCATCAATTCCGAGCTTTAGTCACAGCCCAAAACCGGGAACAGTTACTGAAAGGTCTTGACTCCGCCATTCAGCGCCAGGATTTGAAGAGGGTTCCCGCTTCCATGCCTCCTGTCGGCTTTGTCTTTAGCGGCCAGGGGGCCCAATACCGTGGCATGGGCAAAGAGTATTTCACGAGTTTCACTGTCTTCCGCTCTGAGATCATGTCCTACGACAACATCGCTCGGGCCCAAGGCTTTCCGTCCATCCTCCCACTGATCTGTGGTGAGGTTGAGGCTGATTCACTATCTCCTGTTGAGATCCAGCTTGGCTTGACGTGCTTACAGATGGCATTAGCCAAACTATGGAAATCATTCGGTGTCGAGCCAAGCTTTGTTCTAGGACACAGTTTGGGTCACTATGCTGCTTTGCAAATTGCTGGTGTTCTATCTGTCAATGACACCATTTACCTAACTGGCACGAGAGCACAGTTACTCGTGGATAAATGCCAGGCAGGTAGCCACTCAATGCTGGCAGTGAGAGCATCCTTGCTGCAGATCCAACAATTTCTAGACGCCAACATTCACGAGGTTGCTTGTGTCAATGGGCCACGAGAGGTTGTCATCAGCGGACGAGTTGCCGACATCGACCAGTTGGTTGACCTTTTGTCTGCTGACAACATCAAAGCGACACGCGTCAAGGTGCCATTTGCCTTCCATTCAGCGCAGGTCGACCCTATCCTCTCAGACTTGGATGCGGTCGCATCGCGTGTCACCTTTCACTCTCCACAGATTCCTGTTCTCTGTGCTCTTGACAGCTCTGTCATCAACCCTGGGAACCACGGTGTCATTGGTCCGCTTCATCTGCAACGTCATTGTCGCGAGACTGTCAACTTTGAAGGTGCCCTGCATGCTGCGGAGCGTGACAAGATCATCAACAAGACCTCAACACTTTGGATCGAGATTGGGCCTCACGTTGTCTGCTCTACCTTTCTCAAATCTAGCCTCGGCCAAGACACGACGACTATCCCATCACTTCGACGAAATGAGGATTGCTGGAAGGTTTTGGCTGATGGTTTGAGTAGTCTCTACAGCAGTGGGTTGTCGATTGACTGGAACGAGTACCATCGCGACTTCAAAGCGTCTCATCAGGTACTGCGTCTTCCTTCCTACAGCTGGGAACACAAGAATTACTGGATACAATACAAGTACGATTGGTCTTTGACGAAAGGCGACCCTCCCGCTACCCCCAGTAGCTCGCTAGAGGCGGTCTTAGCTTTCTCGACACCCTCAGTCCAGAGGATTCTACAAGAGACTTCACATGATCAGGTGTTGACGATAGTTGCTGAAACAGATCTTGCGAGCCCTCAGTTGACAGAGGTTTCGCAAGGTCATCGCGTCAACGGCGTCAAAGTCTGCACATCATCCGTATATGCTGACGTTGGCTTGACGCTGGGCAAGTACATATTGGACAACTACCGCACCGACTTGAAAGGTTATGCGGTCGACGTTCACGGTATTGAGGTTCATAAGCCACTCATTCTCAAAGAAGACATGAAGGGGACACCTCAAGCTACACCATTTCGGGTAGAAGTGCGATACCCTCTCCAAAGCACTACTGCGCTGATGAGCATTTCCTCCACCGGTCCGAACGGTCAACACATCAGGCATCTTGACTGCGAACTTCGACTTGAGCATCCATCTCAATGGGAAGCGGACTGGGACCGCCAAGCCTACCTCATCAATCGCAGCGTCAACTACCTTCAGCAACGATCAGCGCAAGGCTTGGACAGCATGTTGGCAACTGGAATGATCTACAAGGTGTTTTCATCTCTTGTCGACTACTACGATGGTTTCAAGGGTCTACAGGAGGTTGTCTTGCATAGTCAAGAGCTTGAAGGTACAGCGAAAGTGCGCTTTCAAACTCCACAAGGAGGCTTCGTCTGCAATCCCATGTGGATTGACAGCTGTGGTCAGACGACTGGATTTCTCATGAACTGTCATCAAACGACACCCAATGACTACGTCTATGTCAATCATGGCTGGAAGTCGATGAGATTGGCCAAGTCGTTCCGTCAAGATATTACGTATCGGACGTATATTCGAATGAGGCCTATCGATGGCACTAAGTTCGCCGGTGACTTGTACATCCTTGACGAGGATGATACTGTAGTTGGCGTTTATGGTGATATAACG TTCCAAGGCTTGCCACGTCGGGTTCTTAACACAGTCTTACCTTCTGCCAACACGGTTCCGGCTGATGCACCTATGGGTCGGCGAGAGTTACCTCCATCGAGAATGGATGCGCCCCCCGCCAGAATTGGAGAAGGGCCTCCGCCTTCAGCACCTACACAGCCAGCTATCTCATTGCCATTCGCAGCCGACTCATCCATGAATACTCGATTGAGGCCGCTTCTGCGCATTTTGTCAGAGGAGATCGGACTCACTCTTGATGTTCTTTCTGATGATGAGCTCGACTTTGCGGATCATGGTGTTGACTCACTTCTCTCGTTGACTATCACCGGTCGCATGCGTGAGGAATTGGGTCTTGACGTTGAATCCTCAGCATTCTTGACCTGTCCCACTTTGGGAAGCTTCAAGGCGTTCCTTGGGCTTTCCGAGCAGGACAACAAGAGTAGTTGCAGTAGTGATGGCAGTGGTAGGAGCAGTCCACCGCCTGGTATCGAGTCTGGCGCCACTACACCGCCGATGAGTGACGAGGAACAAGACAAAGCAATCCACAGTCATTCACTTCACCAGTTCCAAGCCACTTCCACCCTTCTGCAGGGCAGTCCCAGCAAAGCTCGGTCAACTCTGTTCCTACTGCCAGACGGATCGGGCTCTGCCACATCCTACGCTTCCCTCCCTCCAATCTCTCCGGACGGAGATGTTGTTGTATACGGACTAAATTGCCCATGGTTGAAGGATGCCGGCTACCTCGTCGAGTTTGGACTCAAAGGTCTGACAGAGCTCTATGTCAACGAGATACTCCGGCGCAAGCCACGGGGTCCATACAACTTGGGAGGGTGGTCAGCGGGTGGTATTTGCGCCTATGAGGCTGCCCTGATCCTTACCAGAGCAGGTCATGAAGTGCAACGTCTTATCTTGCTTGACTCGCCCAATCCTGTTGGGCTTGAGAAACTTCCTCCTCGCTTGTACGATTTTCTGAACTCTCAGAATGTCTTTGGATCGGACAATCCACACAGCACTACAGGCACGAGTGCCAAAGCTCCGGAATGGCTTCTTGCACATTTTCTAGCCTTCATTGATGCTCTGGATGCTTATGTTGCTGTGCCCTGGGACTCTGGTCTTGTCGCTGGAGATGGTCTAGCATCACCGCTCCCTGCACCACCACAGACATACATGCTTTGGGCTGAAGATGGAGTGTGTAAGAGTCCAGATGACAATCGTCCAGAGTACCGTGATGATGACCCACGTGAGATGCGCTGGCTACTGGAGAACAGGACAAATTTTGGTCCGAATGGTTGGGAGGCGCTACTTGGTGGTAAGGAAGGGCTAGTCATGGAGCGAATTTCAGAAGCAAACCATTTTACAATGTTGAAGAGAGGACGCAATGCGGAATGCGTCTCGGAGTTTCTATCTCGAGCGTTGGATATTTAG
- the AURR2 gene encoding Aurofusarin cluster transcription factor aurR2 codes for MTEAKITRGHSCVPCQHRKIKCNGQTPCAYCIRTGKDCVRMRLSPPHTRNARLNHRRLAAAQTGSPGGDGQVIVSGDQRRYVEDNKLWKSLGDEMQGRDASPDPERPSLRTRTDTPSTEVNLIFGHQKSPSGSVEYPSAVHSFQLWQVFISNVHPLTKILHGPTVQKDILETFSEPTSTPSPTEALLFSIYLVAVVSLTDTECRNRFGEPRKDLLARYCDATEVALSKADFLRSTDLRVLQAFTLYLLSLRHICDHDILWLLTGLATRMGQRMGLHRESSLKDLPPFEAELRRRVWWQIVILDGRASQLTGASMNPNMQLYGDTRQPINLSDADLVPSASTIPQPSPITTDMLFCKVRIEIGVWMIQQKCLLISDSESSVAGKAKFFKAIDELERHIEDKYLVNMDKELPLNLLTAYLARSAICQLRLSAYHPIHRPERTSDLNAEQIDMLLENSLEVIRYDILSHSTPALQCYLWHIANFFPFETFVLLISTLSGRPAGQVVDTAWEVIDQVYEHHPSFISDTGDPLYWALGNITLKAWDQRVTSARTRGLPVSRDLPCITNLVHARATLARASSQQPSTTTDISGPFTPQSLLQAQETPDGYLGGSGTMNELVSQADLGMATGDDILGMMKGVDVDWDFWQQLLDGNGHDARARDDQETFYFSSFINKV; via the exons ATGACAGAAGCAAAGATTACCAGAGGACACTCTTGCGTTCCCTGCCAGCACCGAAAGATTAAGTGCAATGGCCAAACTCCATGCGCATACTGTATCAGAACAGGCAAAGATTGTGTACGCATGCGATTGTCGCCACCTCACACACGCAATGCTCGTTTGAATCATCGACGTCTTGCAGCTGCGCAGACAGGCAGTCCCGGTGGCGATGGACAGGTCATTGTCAGTGGAGACCAGCGTCGCTATGTCGAAGA CAATAAATTATGGAAGTCTTTAGGTGATGAG ATGCAAGGCAGAGATGCTAGCCCAGATCCAGAGCGTCCATCTCTGCGGACAAGAACTGATACGCCGTCAACCGAAGTAAACCTCATCTTTGGCCATCAAAAGTCCCCGTCTGGTTCAGTCGAGTATCCTTCAGCTGTGCACTCATTTCAGCTGTGGCAAGTATTTATCAGCAACGTTCATCCTCTCACCAAAATTCTCCATGGACCAACAGTTCAAAAGGACATCCTTGAAACCTTTTCTGAGCCAACTTCAACGCCCAGCCCCACAGAGGCTCTATTGTTTTCCATTTATCTTGTCGCTGTTGTCTCTTTGACAGATACCGAATGCCGCAACAGGTTTGGGGAGCCTAGAAAGGACTTGCTGGCTCGATACTGTGACGCGACCGAAGTAGCCTTGAGCAAAGCTGATTTTCTGAGGTCTACGGATCTAAGGGTGCTCCAAGCCTTCACTCTCTACCTG CTTTCCTTGCGTCATATCTGTGACCATGATATTCTATGGCTTCTGACAGGTCTCGCAACACGAATGGGCCAGAGAATGGGCCTCCATCGTGAAAGCTCACTCAAAGACCTACCCCCATTTGAAGCTGAGTTGCGACGCCGGGTTTGGTGGCAGATTGTCATACTAGATGGTCGAGCTTCACAGTTGACGGGTGCATCCATGAATCCCAACATGCAACTCTATGGAGACACTCGACAACCAATTAACCTGAGCGACGCTGACCTTGTGCCATCAGCAAGCACAATACCACAGCCATCACCCATCACCACGGATATGCTGTTTTGTAAAGTCCGCATTGAAATCGGTGTGTGGATGATTCAACAAAAGTGTCTACTCATCTCCGATTCTGAATCGTCGGTCGCGGGTAAAGCAAAGTTTTTCAAAGCTATCGACGAGCTTGAGCGTCATATTGAGGACAAGTATCTTGTCAATATGGACAAAGAACTTCCACTCAACCTTTTGACGGCATATCTCGCGCGGTCTGCTATCTGTCAGCTGCGGCTCTCAGCTTATCATCCTATTCATCGTCCCGAGAGGACCTCTGATTTGAATGCTGAACAAATTGATATGCTGCTCGAAAACAGCCTGGAAGTGATACGATATGATATCTTATCGCATTCAACCCCAGCACTGCAATGCTATTTGTGGCACATCGCCAATTTCTTTCCATTCGAGACGTTTGTCCTTCTGATTAGCACTTTGTCTGGTCGCCCGGCAGGTCAGGTTGTTGACACGGCGTGGGAGGTGATCGATCAAGTGTATGAGCATCACCCATCATTCATTTCAGATACTGGTGACCCTCTATATTGGGCGTTGGGTAACATTACCCTCAAGGCATGGGATCAGAGAGTTACGAGCGCCAGGACGAGGGGATTACCAGTTTCTCGTGATCTACCCTGCATAACCAACCTTGTCCATGCGCGAGCGACACTGGCCAGGGCGTCATCACAACAACCCTCCACGACCACAGACATATCTGGACCATTTACGCCTCAGAGCTTACTCCAGGCACAAGAAACGCCAGATGGATATCTTGGTGGTTCAGGTACGATGAATGAGCTCGTCTCGCAAGCGGACTTGGGCATGGCGACTGGGGACGATATTCTGGGCATGATGAagggtgttgatgttgactgGGATTTTTGGCAGCAGTTATTGGATGGGAATGGACATGATGCAAGGGCGAGAGATGATCAGGAGACGTTTTACTTTTCGTCGTTTATAAATAAGGTCTAA
- a CDS encoding hypothetical protein (TransMembrane:14 (o49-66i87-105o117-135i147-167o173-193i205-225o245-264i276-296o316-338i350-374o380-400i412-432o444-464i514-532o)), with the protein MTDNTDVEKLDRASTPTPTPNEAPPASEPSESKPEETEDESKYPHGLKLAAIILSNMVAMFLVALDRTIIATAIPRITDDFKALGDISWYASAYLITSSATQLLWGRIFTFYPTKTVYLVAIFFFELGSLLCGVAPNSVAFIIGRAIAGAGSAGIYSGSTILITTVTPLSKRAGYVGMMGAVFGIASVIAPLIGGAFTDHVTWRWCFYINLPVGGAAVACLVLLFPKFPVSEPVSIKQQIKQLDPWGNLVFLPGVICLILALQWGGEKYSWDEGRIIALLVLSCVLLIIFIGIQIWQQENATVPPRLFKIRNVWLGTIFAFCLGSVLIVFLIALPIWFQGIRGTDAITSGIDTLPLVLSLVFGAIVSGGLINGIGWFNPVFFSSVIFMSVGGGLITTFVVDTPTRTWIGYQIILGLGIGQGMQLASLGAQVAVKQSDVPTGVSLMFFAQSLGGSVLVCVAQAVFNNDLRSRLTSFDGLDVAKIIGAGATQLRHVIPADLLADVLVEYNAALRNYFYVGLAAACFAILPSLGIEWKNVKGQEFVH; encoded by the exons ATGACAGACAATACCGACGTGGAGAAGCTCGACAGAGCATCCACGCCAACACCCACCCCTAATGAAGCACCCCCAGCATCTGAACCCTCTGAATCCAAGCCTGAGGAAACAGAGGATGAGTCCAAGTACCCCCACGGTCTAAAGCTGGCTGCTATCATCCTCTCCAATATGGTAGCCATGTTTCTTGTCGCGTTGGACCGCACCATCATCGCAACCGCCATCCCTCGCATCACAGATGACTTCAAAGCCCTTGGTGATATCAGTTGGTACGCCAGCGCTTATCTCATCACCAGCTCTGCTACGCAACTGCTTTGGGGTCGTATTTTTACCTTCTACCCGACTAAGACGGTCTATCTCGTTGCCATTTTCTTCTTTGAACTTGGTTCCCTTCTCTGTGGCGTGGCACCCAACTCGGTTGCTTTCATTATCGGACGTGCCATTGCTGGCGCTGGTTCTGCGGGCATCTACTCTGGCTCTACTATCCTCATCACCACCGTCACGCCTCTTTCCAAGCGTGCTGGATATGTGGGCATGATGGGGGCTGTTTTCGGCATTGCTTCGGTCATCGCGCCCTTGATCGGAGGAGCCTTTACTGATCACGTCACTTGGCGATGGTGCTTTTACATCAA TCTTCCAGTTGGAGGAGCCGCTGTGGCCTGCCTcgttcttctcttccccaaGTTTCCCGTCAGCGAACCTGTCTCAATCAAGCAGCAGATCAAACAGCTCGATCCATGGGGAAACCTTGTCTTCCTCCCCGGAGTCATCTGCCTCATCCTCGCCCTCCAGTGGGGTGGTGAGAAATACTCGTGGGACGAGGGCCGCATTATTGCACTTCTTGTGCTGTCCTGCGTGCTTCTCATTATCTTTATTGGCATCCAGATCTGGCAACAAGAGAACGCCACCGTTCCACCTCGTTTATTCAAGATCCGAAATGTCTGGCTCGGCACAATCTTTGCTTTCTGCCTTGGATCTGTTCTCATTGTTTTCTTGATTGCCCTACCCATCTGGTTCCAAGGTATTCGAGGAACAGATGCCATCACCTCTGGTATCGATACACTCCCTCTCGTCCTGTCACTCGTCTTTGGTGCCATCGTCTCTGGTGGTCTCATCAATGGCATCGGCTGGTTCAACCccgtcttcttctcatcagtAATATTCATGTCAGTTGGTGGCGGGCTTATCACCACCTTTGTTGTTGACACACCCACCCGCACTTGGATCGGATATCAGATCATCCTCGGTCTTGGTATTGGTCAGGGTATGCAGCTTGCCAGCTTGGGAGCTCAAGTTGCTGTCAAGCAGAGCGATGTACCTACAGGTGTATCCCTCATGTTCTTTGCCCAGTCCCTTGGCGGTTCAGTCCTTGTCTGCGTTGCCCAAGCCGTCTTCAACAATGACCTTCGATCTCGGCTCACTTCATTTGATGGACTTGATGTTGCAAAGATCATTGGCGCTGGTGCCACCCAACTACGTCACGTCATTCCAGCCGATCTTCTTGCTGATGTCCTTGTTGAGTACAACGCAGCGCTTCGCAACTATTTCTACGTTGGTCTCGCAGCTGCTTGTTTTGCCATTTTACCTTCACTGGGTATTGAGTGGAAGAATGTCAAGGGCCAAGAATTTGTACATTAG